The Cryptococcus deuterogattii R265 chromosome 4, complete sequence genome segment CATCGGCAGTGGTATCACCGTTGGTATGGTTCTTGTTCcccaatctctttcttacGCCAAAATTGCCGAGCTTGAGCCCCAATATGGTTtatactcttctttcatcgGTGTCCTTACATACGCGTTCTTTGCCACATCCAAGGATGTTTCCATTGGTCCCGTCGCTGTCATGTCCCTCGAGACTGGCAACATCATTCTCAGTGTGCAAGACAAATACGGTGACCTTTATTCCAAGCCTGTTATCGCAACCGCTTTGGCATTCATCTGTGGATTTGTTGTCCTGGGTATCGGATTGTTGAGGCTTGGATGGCTTGTTGAGTTCAGTGAGTTCGCAGTTTTGAATCGCCGCGGGCCGCAGTTTGCTGACATAATCCATAGTCCCCCAACCTGCCGTCTCTGGTTTCATGACTGGCAGTGCTCTTAACATCGCCGCTGGTCAATTTCCGGCTGTTTTCGGTCTGTCCAAGAAGTTTGACACCCGCGATGCCACGTACAAGGTTATCATCAACACTCTCAAGTTCTTGCCTCAGGCATCACTCGACACTGCCTTCGGTATGACCGCACTTGCTACTCTTTATGGAATCAAGTGGGGGTTTACTTGGCTTGGTAAACGATACCCTCGCTATGGTCGAATTACTTTTTTCTGCCAATCTCTTAGACATGCCTTtgttatcatcatctggaCCGTTATCTCTTGGCGAGTCAACGTTCACGCCGCCAAGCCCCGCATTTCCCTCGTCGGCAGCGTCCCTTCGGGCTTGCAACACGTAGGCCGACCTTTCATTGACGGTCAATTACTTTCTGCCATCGGCCCCCACGTTCCTGTTGCGACTATCATCCTGCTTCTCGAGCACATCTCCATTGCCAAATCTTTCGGTCGATTAAACGGTTACAAGATCAACCCCAACCAAGAGCTGATCGCCATCGGTGTCAACAACACCATTGGTACTCTTTTCTCTGCCTACCCTTCTACCGGTTCTTTCTCTCGATCTGCCCTCAAGTCTAAGGCTGGTGTGCGCACTCCTGCTGCGGGTCTCGCCACTGGTGTCGTCGTTATTGTTGCCTTGTACGCTGTCGCCCCGGCTTTTTACTGGATCCCCAACGCGGCTCTTTCTGCCTTGATTATTCACGCCGTCGCCGACCTTGTCGCTTCTCCCAAGCACTCTTACAGCTTTTGGCGAGTTGCCCCTATTGAATACGTGATCTTCGTCGGTGCCGTTGTTTGGTCCGTTTTCTACACCATCGAGTCTGGTATCTACTGGTCTCTTGCCACCTCTGTCgtcctcttgcttcttcgtATCGCCCGACCCAAAGGTCACTTCCTTGGGCGTGTGCGAATCAAGCCTGAGGCTGGTAACACTCTGGAGCACATCAGAGACGTTTACGTTCCACTTGATGAAGAATCTTCTCGAGAGGACGTTAAGGTTGAGAACCCTCCTGCCGGCGTCATTATCTACCGATTCGAAGAGTCTTTCCTCTATCCTAACGCTTCCTATATCAACGACCGACTTATCGAACAGGCCAAGAAGGTGACTAGGCGAGGCGGTGACTACTCCAAGGTTTCAGCGGGCGACCGACCTTGGAATGACCCCGGACCTAGCAAGAAGAACGCGGCGGCGATTTTGGAGGCTGACATGGCCAAGCCTATACTCAAAGCTGTTATCCTTGACTTCGCTGCTGTTGCCAACCTTGATACGACTGGTGTGCAAAACTTGATCGACACCAAgacggagatggagaaatgGGCCGATGGTCCTGTCGAGTTTCATTTCTGCGGTATTCTTTCGCCTTGGATCCGACGTGCTCTTATTGCTGGTGGATTTGGTCAGGGCCGTACCAAGGAAGGTACCGCTCTTGAAGTTGCTCCTGCTGTCATCGAGAACCTTGAGAACGCTGCTTCCCCGGGtatggagagggagaggtaCAGCGAGCAGgaaatctccttcattcacGAGATTGGTCAACCCTCCGCCTTCACTTCCGCCGGTACTTCTTTCAccgaggtggagaaggggatgggtTCTGGAGCCAGCACACCATCCACTCAGGTGGAGGGGGTTAACGACAGGAGACCTAGCGGTGCATCAGCCAAGACTATTCCATTGTTGGATAGGTCAAcgcctttcttccattttgACTTGGCCGATGCCTTGCACTCGTTGAACTTGCCTGAGAATGAGTGATTTGTATGGCGCTTAAAGAGGTCTGGGGATTATTTGTAGAGTATCTAGTTAGAACCTTGTTTTCGCATTCGTTTTTGTCTCTTTTTTGGGCATCTTTGTCAAAATTATCTCGCATAGTACACATAACATCACATAGTAACAATACAGCAATCAATGTAACGAATGATAAGAAGCAAATTTTCGCAGGTGTGAATTTGCCTTAATAAGAATTCAGTCGAGAAAATGATATAGTATCGTTTCCACCGTTTGCCAAGTTTGCAGGTTCTGGATTTACTTGTCATTACTTACTTTCTACATACTGGCTCTTGTCGCGTTAAGATGCAAAGGTCAGAAATTTATCAGCTTTGCTCCGCAATCGTGATTGGTTTATTTGTTGTGATATACACTCGTGAAAGTCAGACGAAATGCCCTCCCCATACGTACGGGTGCTGAACCCAGATAAGTTACTATCACTGAAAGCTGAATGCTGATTGGCTAATCAGTATTTCCAGGCACACCAAAGAACATCAAATATGACATAAGTTGGATTAACCAGGATTATCTCCAGCAAGTCACCCACGACTGCTATTCCTGTAGTTATCCATACCTTAGGCTGGAGGAGACCTAAAGAGAACCAATGTTTCAAGATAAGGGCGGCTTGTTTTCAATTTTGGCTGCTCAAACTTCACCAGAAATCACATATATACCCTTTCCACTATCGACGACTAGGCTTCCTTTCCGTCAATCGTGATCCTTGATAACGACTTGTCTCAACGCACAGACCACATCATTAATGTCATCTATCACGCCTTCTTGTAGATAAGTAGGATAACAAGATGCCTGCCAGAGATCCAAACGCCTCTCCCCATCTACCTTCGACCTTTCCCGCCCGACCTGTCTCTCCCACCAACTCCCACCATCACCCCAATGCCCTCTCTCCGAATAACGATATTTTGAGCCCGCCAACCCCAGACCATCAGCAATCGAACGGATATTTTGCCCAAGCTTTACGGAGGGTCAGTGGGACGGGAGGTCAGAACTTGCCTCGAATGGAAGCATCAGCAATTGTTGGTCAAGATGTACCAGCTGAGAGGAATGGTTGGGAAGAGTGAGTTGCCGTTCGTGGCACTCATTTACCCCATATAGACTTACCATTTCGATTATAGTACCTCTTTCCACACACATGCTGGTTCAACCACTTCCCAAGCCATTCGAGACTCTACAGCCCGCTTGGCGTCTGTTTCGTTCTCTACCAGACCCCGTGCGTTCTCATCAGTATCCCAGGGCGACAGCTCGTACTCCCACTCAGCCCTCTCCTCAAGACATGCCTCTGTAAACTATGGACCCTCTCATTCGGTTGCGACTTCTGCTACCGAGCATCGTCCTATATACCCTAGCCACCTGAACCCCGCTATCACCAAATTCGGTCCGACTCCTGTcttggaagacgatgagcGAGATGAGGTTTCTCCTTCTAAAGGCCTTCAAGCCTTACCAGCATCACCATTCACCGGCGCCAAATCGGGCTTGAGTATGATGTTGGAGCGAGATAAGGAGGACCGGCGGGTTAGGGGCTTGACAGAAGCTGTCTCCCTCAATAGTAAGGACTCTATTGGCTCGGTTGGCAAGCCAGCgagcgatgaagaggggCTAGGTGAGAGAACTCCTAAGCCACGTAGAAGTTCGCTGGTGGATGACATTCTCCAACTACCAACTACCGATGGTAATGCGAGGATCCCTCATGCGggctcttcaagctctcttCGCCGTCACCTCGCTAATGAAGtaaatgaagaagaactcGGGCAGGCGCCGGATGAGAGGTCGCTTTTGCTTGGGAACGGTCGTGAACGAAAAAAGCGTTCTTGGGCCGGACAGGTGTTGTCCAATGttgggagcaggaagaacaaTCTATCGAAGGTGACCGCCAGAGATGTTGCTGAGGGAATTATTTTGGAGCCTATTCGGACATTGCCTTCAGTCATCTTGGGGCTGTTGCTCAACGTGCTGGATGGTGTCAGTTATGGTATGATCCTCTTCCCAGCGACCCCGATCTTTACGGATTTTGGCTCTCTTGGTGTATCTATGTTCTTCGTTTCGTGCATCGTCTCTCAGCTTGTGTTCTCCCTTGGTGGAAGTATCTTTCCCGGTGGCAACGGTTCGATGATGATTGAAGCTGTCCCGTTCTTCCATATTTTGATTAATACTTTTGAACAAGTTTGCGGTGATGACCACAAAGCTGTCATCGCGACCACAATGGTTGCATTTGCGTTCAGCTCTATCTTGACTGGTGAGTACGGCGCGTTTTCCACCAACTGTTGCTGATTTCCAGTAGGCGTGGTATTCTTTGCACTTGGTGCATTTAAACTCGGTGGTTTAATCGGATATTTCCCTCGTCATATTCTAGTAGGGTAAGTACTATTTTTTTCTCACGATTCCAGTCCTCACTCGCGTCCTAGATGTAttggtggtgttggtgtCTTCCTTATTGAAACTGGCCTTGAAGTCTCTCGTGGtctcaaagaagaaggtttcGAATACAACCTCGCCACCCTCAAGCTTTTCTTCGAATCAGGCCATGTGATCGCATTATGGACCATCCCCCTCGCTCTGGCTATCCTCCTCCGAGTCATTACCCATTTTTGGCATCACCAACTCATTTTCCCAGcctacttcttcatcatctcagTTATCTTCTACATTGTCGTAGCcattggaagatgggagcTGCAACACTTGAGGGAGATGGGTTGGGTTTTCGATGTAGGGACAAATAAGCAAGCTTGGTGGAAGTTCTACACCCTCTTCGTGAGTTAACATGAAAGAAGCGCTTCTGAATGAACACTTATTATTGGTAGGACTTTCGCAAGACGAATTGGGAAGCTTTCTGGATAGCTCTGCCTACGCAGCTCGCTTTGGTCTTCTTTGGCATTTTACATGTGCCGCTTAATGTAGATTTATTTAATTTTTTGGACCAAATTGCCCTGCTAACGGGATTTCTCCAGGTTCCAGCTCTCAGTGTATCGCTCAGTGAAGACAACGTCAAGCTAGATCGTGAACTAATTGCTCATGGTGCCTCCAATATGCTGGCTGGATTGACCGGGACAGTACCGAATTATTTGACCTATGTCAACACAGTACTCTGTAAATCCATCATGACTTATCAATCTTCGTTACTGATGTCTGTCATTTAGTTTACCGTGTGGGAGGAGGCTCCAGACTGTCAGGTCTAATGCTTGCCATGGGAACCGCCGCCATTATGATGATTGGACCTGCTGTCATTGCTGCTCTTCGTGAGTTCCCCATGAAAGATTACCTAAACAGAAAGCTGATATACGGTGTAGCTGTCATGGTCGTCGGTGCTCTGATTTTCGTTCTTGGTATTGACCTCCTCATGGAGGCTGTCTGGGATACAAGGCACCGAGTCAATAAGATGGAATATATTACTATTTGGGCCATCGCCATCGGCATGACCGTGTAGGTTAGCTACAATTACTAGTTCGACGTCCACTTACGCAGTTTTGTAGTTTTGACTTTGTCATTGGACTGCTGTTTGGCATCATTTTGGCCTGTATCTTCTTTGTTGTGCAAAGCTCAAGACGCCGAGCTATTCGGGGAGTTTTCAACGGTGCAACTGCGAGGTCAACTGTCAGGAGACCAAAGTGGCAGAGAAGTTTCATCCAGCAGATCGGTTCTCAAACATATGTGATGAAGCTCCAGGGTTTTTGTAACTCTTTTCCTAGACCGTTTCAGATGCCGAGCTGATTGATGTGTAGTGTTCTTTGGTACAATTACCAAtgtcgaggatgagattCGAAAACTCCTCGACCTCGCTAAATGGCAGCACAATCCGATTCGCTTTCTTATCATTGATTTTGCCCTTGTCTACGGTTTGGATTTCTCTTCGGCTGAAGCGTTTGTCAGGGTACAACGTCTGCTAGCTGCTAAGGATGTTCACTTGATCCTATGTGGCGCAAGATCCGATGGACTTGTTGGGACTGCATTGCAAGGTGTTGGCTTATGGGCAGATCGGGAAGGTATGAGGGTTGAAGTGTTTGAGTCACTGAATGATGCACTGGAATGGACGGAGAATGTATATCTGTGAGTTAAGCGGCATAATAGGCAAGGGGACATATATTGACAATCTTCTTATAGTACCGCTTTTCTTGAAAACCAACAAATCATGGACAGTGAGACCAACGCAAAGGTCATGGACTTCCCAAAAATCGCCAAGCCACCTTTTTCATTGTCGGAATCTTTCCAAAACAGTCCGCGGAGGAGCCATCTGGTTAAAGCAGGTGGAGATACTTTATTCCGAAGTAAGTACTTTTGGTCGTCTTCGACAAGACGATGCTGACCATCACAAAAGCGTCTTACGTTTCCAAGGATGATACCGAATCCTCGAGTCCACCACCCGAAGAACCTTTGACCCAGCCAGTTCCAGTCCTTTTGCAAACTTTTGGTGCTTACCCAGCCTCTTCGGTTTCCTCGATTTCTACCTCTTTCTGCAAGTTATTGGCCCCTTATTTTACCAAGTGCTCCATCATGTCAAGTGATACCCTTTGGACGCAAGGCGATCCTGCCGACGGGATGTACATCATCGAAGTTGGGTGCTTGCGCGCCACCTATGCTTATAACGATACGACAAACTTAGTACAAGAGACAATGGTGGCAGGTACAATGGCTGGTGATTTGAGTGCGCTAAGTGAGACTACCCGAAACTGTACCGTTGTGGCCGAAAGAGATTCAGTCCTGTGGAAGTTGAGCAAGGAGGGACTAGATAGAATGGTTAAAGAACAACCCGAGGTTGCTCAGGCTTTTACCAAGATGGTTCTCAAGGGTGAGTTTGGCCCCGACTTTGAAGGAAAAAACTCAGAAAGCTGATAATAGTTTAGCGGTGGcggaagagcaagaagttTTGTCTTCTCATCTTATTGCTGTCCTGTCATAGATAACAGGTGGCTTTCTCATTTTTCGTCAAATGACACGATCTAGGTTGAAGCTGGAGACTAGTAAACTGGCATGTTAGGGAGTTGTAGTAATGATTCAGACATTTACAATCGTAGAGATTACTTACGATCAAAAAGGCATGCACGACATCAATGATTTGTTGGATTTGTTGCGGTTGCCATCATCTGTTGCCTGCGTAAGTAGATAATATACTCTATGATGAGAGGGCAATCATGGTACAGTGGGTTATCCATACACTGCATTGAGAGTAAAAGCATGGGTTGAATCAATGCTGATTAAATGATGTGAAGGTTATACAGCTTTGAAACATCTGTCACAGCGCATACTGGGATGGGCCGCATCATTTTCtattcatcatcatttatCGGCTGGAAGGGAAATGATGAAGTTGCCTACACCTTTGTATCCCGGAAAATGTATGTTCCGAGGGGAAAATAATGACAAATCCAAGGCTCATATGACTAACTATTTTATATCTAATGCAGCGGAGGAGGATTACGAACATCAAATCTGCCCGTGCATAATAAGAGCAGGTGGATTCTTAAGAAGACCCATCAGAAAACATCGTAGAACGCACGTAGTATGGGTGTTAAATAAACGGTACATGACGGGCATCATGGTCTCACATGACTTTTCGGCCCGTCTCTTACATACTCTATTACAACAGAAGAACACATGATGATTATTGTAGAAGATCACCACAGCCATGGCGAGTCACCTTTGTCTTTGGTGATCCTCAATATAGTGCGTGCATGTTCGTTGTGCCTTCTTATTCTTTTACGATTTGTTTCGATACTAAGTTCACTAGTACTAGTACAGGTCGTATAAAATAGTGCATTTAGCTGCTCCACACCTCCGACATCTGTTAACGGGCTGTCGTATTGCTGGTCTCAACTGTAATGGCAAAGTCCGGGCGTCGCTGGTGGATCGTTCGTTGCTATTTGCTATAAAAAAGGAATGATGTCGTCGGGCCTTGCGGACCGGTGATTAGAAAGTTCGAAATCGGAGATTTAATCATTCAACGCGGTTTGAAGTTGTTTGTCGGTTCGTTCTTTATTTATCGACCGTTCCTTCGCCTTGCGCTCCGTCTTTCTACCGTTCCATTGCCGATGCGCGATGTTTGATATCTTACAACACATGTAGAGTGAAAACATCCAGCAGCTACCAGAAAATGCAAGGTAAACAAACAGGTGACATTATTACATGTGACAAATCCATCGCATGCATGGCAGTAAATTGCACCGTCTGGATCACCTTGATAGCTGACGGAGTATTATTGTGATCGGACAGCTCATATTATACAACCGACCACCTGATACTTCCTCACGCCCTTTGGGTTACGGCTCGCTCACCATGGGCCAAGTGTTCAACACTCGATTTCTTGTGGCATATCAGAGGAAAGCCCGAACCTCTTCCAGCATCGAAAATAAGTGTTGTGCGGTACAGTATAAACAGTAAAATAAGCGTCTTCTTAACTGCGTGTGGCATTTGTGGCGGCTGCTAGAGTGAACATTTAGCACTGAAATCAGCAAATGTACCATTTTAGACTTTTCAGTTCCTCCAGGAATAATAAGCTGGGCAACACCGGTCTCTGTGGTTGGGATTGTGGAGATCCTGATTCTTGAGAGACACGGGATACAGGACAATAGCGAGACAGGCGGGAAGAACGGAGGGGAAAGGATGGTGGAAAGGGGCGAAGGATACTGATTacaagaaaaaagaggaaagaagaagactttaTTACAAGGGGAACAGCTGCAGATGCATCCTGTGCCCAATCAACAAATACTAAGTCAGAGACGCTGCGCCCCGTGCTCTGCAAAGGAAAAATAATAATGGACAAAAAATACAAAATAAATGAAGCACGATGATGTCCATACCCTCAAAAGTCTCTAAACCATACCTATTCCCTAATATTTACCGAACGACATCCATGCATTATGTTGCCGACGCACGCAGAGCCCCGCCCGATGGAGCCCaatgaaaggatgaaggaggcgCACAGGGGGCTCCATCCTCAACGTTCAACGGTAGCGGCATGGCACGGGCAAGTTTGAATTTTCGGCCTATTCGAAGATAATTTGGACGTCTGGAAAATGGGATTCATTCTCCGACTGTTTTATTCAACCCTCCAATAATTTGTGACCACGGCTTTTTCCCAAGAAGATAGCAATGTGGAATGTGCAGTCTCAACAAATTGCCTTCAGCTCTGGCGGACGAAAAAGATGTCGGACAGGTGAAAGCTGTTCACGACCATTGGCCCAAACCAGTGGTGTGGTGTAAGTGAAAGTTGGGTGTCATTTTTGGGATTCGAAATGTTCGGACGTCTGAGCCGCATGAGGTGGTCGCCGGGACAAACCGGTTGGCAGCGCAGATCCTTTATTACAGGGTAACCGAGGGGGACATTGGTGCCTGGATTTGTCTTCCAACAAACAGTTGCTCCGGCTTGTTTGAGCCGTTAGCCGGTTTCCACGGAGAACGGAGCGGACGAGGTCTTTCGGTGCGCGCTCCGGGTGGTGAGTGGGTGGGTTTGGGTTAGGCCTTGCATGGATATTAGCTCCATGTAAACCATCTTTGCAGCAACACCACTCTCGCACCTTCCCATATCGTCTTCTCCACTCTACTCTCTGCTCTCCACTTCCGACGTCACGCATAATCGGATCTTCGCCTTTCGTCGCTCAAACGCAATTCGCATCGTAGCGAAGATCGCTTTCATTCCCTGACTTGCCCTCTTCTCGTCACATCTCGCCTGGCTATAAATCCACCCGGTCGGTGTCCGGCTTGCGCAATCATCATTGACCATTTCCAGCACACCAGCAAACTCTGTGCTAAGTCTGGCCAAGTACATCATTCAATCATTTTTATCTTGCACATCGTTCCCACCGTCATAACGTTATATTTTATCTTGGAGCGCCCAGCTTCATAAAAGCTCTCACACAAGTTATCGGCATAACAAAAACCGCTCCTCCTTTGATCACAAGGCCTCCGCTActattcttttcttctaAACCACTTTCATCTCACCACTTTCACCTCAGATTCTCATCGCATCACAGCGATGGCGACGGTTACAGCCGCGATGGACGATCTTATCGCCAGTCTCTCTGCCAACATGCACGTTTCGCAGGAGGGGTACGACCTCAAAGCTCTTCATGTAAGTCTTTTTATCATTTCTAGCAAGTCATTGCCTTATACCGCTCTCACAGGAATTCCTGGCTCAAAGCTTGCCACTTCCGTTTCCTTCACCCACGGCTTACGCCTACCCTGTTGCTCCACGACCACCTTCATTAAGCCGCAagccctcttccctcccttcccacaCCTATGCATCCCCCACTCCCACATCCCTTCCACTGTCTTACACCCAAGCACCTAATCCTCCTGTTTCATACGAAAGACCGCAATCAAATCAAACGCCAGGCCAACGACCGGCGCCACCACGGCGTGCCAGTTCGTTCGGCACCGTCCCACACAGTTACGCACCTGCGGCTAGCGCCTATCAAATACCAGAACCCAGCTATGCGGCATTTGAAAGCGATGCTTTCGCGCCCGCTTGGCAAGGAGCGATGGGGGAAGCAGAACCGGAAGATCCTTGGGCGAGGATCAGGGGCGCACCTACCGGTGACTTTGGGTTCGCAGCCGCCCAAACGCAAACGCAG includes the following:
- a CDS encoding solute carrier family 26 (sodium-independent sulfate anion transporter) member 11, giving the protein MSPDIKYSFRPQVVKSRVKHYFGYTETTPETISVFDWAKSRTPALGPGIKSYILSLFPFIQWVPRYNLTWLFGDLVAGITVGMVLVPQSLSYAKIAELEPQYGLYSSFIGVLTYAFFATSKDVSIGPVAVMSLETGNIILSVQDKYGDLYSKPVIATALAFICGFVVLGIGLLRLGWLVEFIPQPAVSGFMTGSALNIAAGQFPAVFGLSKKFDTRDATYKVIINTLKFLPQASLDTAFGMTALATLYGIKWGFTWLGKRYPRYGRITFFCQSLRHAFVIIIWTVISWRVNVHAAKPRISLVGSVPSGLQHVGRPFIDGQLLSAIGPHVPVATIILLLEHISIAKSFGRLNGYKINPNQELIAIGVNNTIGTLFSAYPSTGSFSRSALKSKAGVRTPAAGLATGVVVIVALYAVAPAFYWIPNAALSALIIHAVADLVASPKHSYSFWRVAPIEYVIFVGAVVWSVFYTIESGIYWSLATSVVLLLLRIARPKGHFLGRVRIKPEAGNTLEHIRDVYVPLDEESSREDVKVENPPAGVIIYRFEESFLYPNASYINDRLIEQAKKVTRRGGDYSKVSAGDRPWNDPGPSKKNAAAILEADMAKPILKAVILDFAAVANLDTTGVQNLIDTKTEMEKWADGPVEFHFCGILSPWIRRALIAGGFGQGRTKEGTALEVAPAVIENLENAASPGMERERYSEQEISFIHEIGQPSAFTSAGTSFTEVEKGMGSGASTPSTQVEGVNDRRPSGASAKTIPLLDRSTPFFHFDLADALHSLNLPENE
- a CDS encoding vacuolar protein produces the protein MPARDPNASPHLPSTFPARPVSPTNSHHHPNALSPNNDILSPPTPDHQQSNGYFAQALRRVSGTGGQNLPRMEASAIVGQDVPAERNGWEDTSFHTHAGSTTSQAIRDSTARLASVSFSTRPRAFSSVSQGDSSYSHSALSSRHASVNYGPSHSVATSATEHRPIYPSHLNPAITKFGPTPVLEDDERDEVSPSKGLQALPASPFTGAKSGLSMMLERDKEDRRVRGLTEAVSLNSKDSIGSVGKPASDEEGLGERTPKPRRSSLVDDILQLPTTDGNARIPHAGSSSSLRRHLANEVNEEELGQAPDERSLLLGNGRERKKRSWAGQVLSNVGSRKNNLSKVTARDVAEGIILEPIRTLPSVILGLLLNVLDGVSYGMILFPATPIFTDFGSLGVSMFFVSCIVSQLVFSLGGSIFPGGNGSMMIEAVPFFHILINTFEQVCGDDHKAVIATTMVAFAFSSILTGVVFFALGAFKLGGLIGYFPRHILVGCIGGVGVFLIETGLEVSRGLKEEGFEYNLATLKLFFESGHVIALWTIPLALAILLRVITHFWHHQLIFPAYFFIISVIFYIVVAIGRWELQHLREMGWVFDVGTNKQAWWKFYTLFDFRKTNWEAFWIALPTQLALVFFGILHVPLNVPALSVSLSEDNVKLDRELIAHGASNMLAGLTGTVPNYLTYVNTVLFYRVGGGSRLSGLMLAMGTAAIMMIGPAVIAALPVMVVGALIFVLGIDLLMEAVWDTRHRVNKMEYITIWAIAIGMTVFDFVIGLLFGIILACIFFVVQSSRRRAIRGVFNGATARSTVRRPKWQRSFIQQIGSQTYVMKLQGFLFFGTITNVEDEIRKLLDLAKWQHNPIRFLIIDFALVYGLDFSSAEAFVRVQRLLAAKDVHLILCGARSDGLVGTALQGVGLWADREGMRVEVFESLNDALEWTENVYLTAFLENQQIMDSETNAKVMDFPKIAKPPFSLSESFQNSPRRSHLVKAGGDTLFRTSYVSKDDTESSSPPPEEPLTQPVPVLLQTFGAYPASSVSSISTSFCKLLAPYFTKCSIMSSDTLWTQGDPADGMYIIEVGCLRATYAYNDTTNLVQETMVAGTMAGDLSALSETTRNCTVVAERDSVLWKLSKEGLDRMVKEQPEVAQAFTKMVLKAVAEEQEVLSSHLIAVLS